The following proteins come from a genomic window of Diorhabda carinulata isolate Delta chromosome X, icDioCari1.1, whole genome shotgun sequence:
- the LOC130900631 gene encoding unconventional myosin-Va isoform X1, protein MSAVELYTKGTQVWIPHAEIVWEAAELLEDYTLSKKSISVFTASKETKVLTIKTENDLPYLMNPRILLGENDLTALSYLHEPAVLNNLQYRFCQKNYIYTYCGIVLVAINPYTELPIYNIDTIQTYRGQSLGNLDPHVFAVAEEAFTKLEREQRDQSIIVSGESGAGKTVSAKYTMRYFATVGGSTTETQVEKKVLASSPIMEAIGNAKTTRNDNSSRFGKFIELQFNKQFHIIGASMRTYLLEKSRVVFQAPDERNYHIFYQLCSAAKKLPHLQLDHQSKFHYLNQGNSPTVAGVDDSKEFEETVIALNLLGFSEKEQDDMFKIIASIIHIGNIEFTDSIIKVENEQDQEGCAIKQNDKHLQIVSNLLEIDEKEMREWLCTRKLISMRDVYLKPMSVQDATTARDALAKHIYSALFNWVVLMINRTLESEVQRHRFIGVLDIYGFETFEINSFEQFCINYANEKLQQQFNLHVFKLEQEEYIREGIEWKMIEFYDNQPCIDLIEAKLGILDLLDEECKMPRGTDSSWTEKLYGKCSKYPHFSKPRFGTSAFVVNHFADKVQYESDGFLEKNKDTVIEEQINVIRCSTNDLVRKLFNPESQKLAPPRTKLKVISAKPMPSTQKTHKQSVCSQFRDSLNKLMTTLNATTPHYVRCIKPNDSKAAFEYEPKRAVQQLRACGVLETIRLSSAGFPSRWTYIDFFYRYRVFCKSRDIIKTDIKKTCEVILKKCIKDSSTYQFGKTMIFFRAGQVAYLEKLRADKLKECCIMMQKTVRMFICRKKYLRIRKSAALIQRYGRGVLVRRLAQEIRRTRASIKIQKYVRGWLKRIQYQRLRRSILGIQTRARGFMARLKFLRLKQNAAAIVIQKHVRGWLARRSYKEKIRKIIICQSAIRRYLARRQYKKLKIEARSIEHVKTLNKGLENKIISLQQRIEGLNKTNSELKGYQNEVHDLKLKLQSFKSKELEIKNLNNLLIEKNKLIEKLEADIKTERDEKMDLINEQDRIKQDIENQQKLWSQETAKLREELENMNEIVRANEKGAEENLKVRLEEEKLLIINETDSDREAYQRLLNEYHNLEQYCEELKSQIKVQGYQGLHKRNISDLSSISAIDEVLLTANVPEDYGYGSVRSTVSNSSARERLEDVNWKVEGTSENHTPSTSDTTTNQEVEASIEQQIIDVEPSSDLTKADVSLVIRLQHKLSTSERERLRIQKRLDELDLSPKVEKAKTEAEYLARISEMELINSQLNEQLIDLQNSIKEGNGLQQLHKQLATAQNELQRRSEEIIQLKSILAEQTNNMKTILNSKTHTGTREYINEDGELAQAYETQKTINKQLELEIQDEKAKYLAYEKELKLEIEKLQEDNDRQQRILSANLLGSGQTQEMAFMQFEINRLTTENLDLRDRIDSINENLRKFKKREKLLLKKLKEAGFDLANDTHIKTNGAVITSRNEPTIRKKDRAYLGMFSFKQGDENIIMKQLLNIKPRTAVTLLPGLPAYIIFMCVRYTDYINDEEKVKLLLSSFSNSLKKIIRKRLSDFETTALWLSNVVRLIFTMKQYSGEKAFQTNNTPKQNDQCLRNFDLSEYRQVFTDHTIWIYQGVVKNIREKIQSLIVPAILEHEEIPGISGNKPSGSRSRLGSSSSINSPTGSQKPTTLLLQELTNHHKILCYYGVDAGIISQIFQQIYYFMCATSLNNLLLRKELCHWSKGLQIRHNLSHLEMWPREKNLDEAAIQSKLQPIIQAAQLLQARKSKEDVESICEMCSALTPPQICKILNLYTPVDEFEKRVPSDFIKQVHAKLQERQDNADHVLLDVNHHYSVRIAFTPSDICLEDIEIPESINLPMLVKL, encoded by the exons GGAACGCAAGTATGGATTCCACACGCAGAAATAGTATGGGAAGCAGCGGAGTTACTTGAAGATTATACCCTGTCAAAAAAGTCGATAAGTGTATTTACTGCATCCAAAGAAACTAAAGTATTGACTATAAAAACCGAAAATGATCTTCCTTATTTGATGAATCCCAGGATATTACTGGGTGAAAACGATTTAACAGCCTTGTCGTATCTTCACGAACCCGCCGttctaaataatttacaatacagATTTTGCcaaaagaattatatttatacatattgcGGGATTGTACTGGTTGCAATAAACCCTTATACCGAGTTACCTATATACA acATTGATACAATACAAACATACAGGGGTCAGAGTTTGGGTAATCTCGATCCACATGTCTTCGCAGTTGCCGAAGAAGCCTTCACAAAATTGGAAAGAGAACAAAGGGATCAAAGTATAATTGTTTCTGGTGAGAGTGGTGCCGGTAAAACGGTCTCTGCGAAATACACGATGAGGTATTTTGCTACGGTTGGCGGAAGCACAACGGAAACgcaagtggaaaaaaaagttttagcgAGCAGCCCAATAATGGAG GCAATTGGTAATGCAAAGACAACGAGGAATGATAACAGTTCGAGATTCGGTAAATTCATCGAACTTCAATTTAATAAGCAATTCCACATAATAGGAGCTTCAATGCGAACTTATTTACTGGAGAAAAGTCGAGTAGTTTTTCAAGCACCCGATGAAAGGAATTATCACATATTTTACCAACTTTGTTCTGCAGCTAAAAAGTTACCTCATCTACAACTAG ACCACCAAAGCaagtttcattatttgaatcaaGGAAATAGTCCGACCGTAGCAGGCGTCGACGATTCTAAAGAATTCGAAGAAACAGTGATAGCTTTAAATTTATTAGGATTTTCAGAAAAAGAGCAAGACgatatgtttaaaattattgCCTCCATAATTCATATTGGTAACATTGAATTTACTGATTCAATAATTAAAGTTGAAAATGAACAAGATCAAGAAGGCTGTGCAATTAAG CAAAACGACAAACACCTACAAATAGTATCAAATCTTCTGGAAATAGATGAAAAAGAAATGCGGGAGTGGTTATgtacaagaaaattgatttcgaTGCGTGACGTTTACCTCAAACCGATGTCAGTTCAGGACGCTACCACAGCTAGAGACGCCCTCGCGAAACACATTTACTCAGCTCTGTTCAATTGGGTGGTCTTGATGATAAATAGAACTTTAGAATCGGAAGTTCAACGACATAGATTTATCGGCGTATTGGACATATACGGATTCGAAACTTTCGAAATCAATTCGTTCGaacaattttgtataaattacgCCAACGAAAAGTTGCAGCAACAATTTAATTTACACGTTTTTAAATTAGAACAAGAAGAATATATTAGGGAAGGAATAGAATGGAAGATGATTGAATTTTACGATAATCAACCTTGCATAGATCTGATTGAAGCAAAATTAGgaattttagatttattagaCGAAGAATGTAAG ATGCCGCGAGGTACAGATTCTTCTTGGACTGAAAAATTGTATGgcaaatgttcaaaatatccACATTTTAGCAAACCTCGTTTTGGGACTTCAGCTTTCGTAGTCAATCATTTCGCTGATAAAGTACAATATGAAAGTGAtggatttttagaaaaaaataaagataccgTAATAGAAGAACAGATAAATGTTATAAGATGTAGCACAAATGATTTAgttagaaaattattcaatcccGAATCTCAGAAATTAGCCCCCCCGAGAACTAAACTTAAAGTTATTTCAGCTAAACCGATGCCTAGTACGCAGAAAACACATAAACAGTCAGTATGCTCACAA TTTAGAGATTCCCTCAATAAACTTATGACTACCTTAAACGCCACGACTCCACATTACGTGCGTTGTATAAAACCGAACGATTCGAAAGCGGCATTTGAATACGAGCCGAAGAGAGCTGTCCAACAGCTTCGAGCTTGCGGTGTACTTGAAACTATTAGATTGTCTTCGGCAGGTTTCCCCAGTAGATGGACTTATATCGATTTCTTTTATCGTTATCGAGTGTTTTGTAAAAGTAGAGATATCATAAAAAcggatataaaaaaaacttgtgaagttatattaaaaaaatgcatcAAAGATTCATCGACTTATCAGTTCGGGAAAACGATGATATTCTTCAGAGCCGGCCAAGTTGCTTACTTGGAAAAACTTCGAGCAGATAAACTGAAAGAGTGTTGTATTATGATGCAGAAGACTGTGAGGATGTTTATCTGTAGAAAGAAGTATTTGAGAATTCGAAAATCGGCGGCTCTAATACAAAGATACGGACGAGGAGTCTTGGTTAGAAG gttgGCTCAAGAAATAAGAAGAACGCGCGCTTcgataaaaatacaaaagtatGTTCGTGGGTGGCTCAAGAGGATTCAGTACCAAAGGCTACGACGTTCAATTTTGGGAATACAAACTCGAGCAAGAGGATTTATGGCTAGATTAAAATTCTTACGTTTGAAACAAAACGCCGCG GCAATTGTTATACAAAAACACGTTCGCGGTTGGTTGGCCCGTAGATCGTATAAggaaaagataagaaaaattataatatgcCAATCAGCTATTCGAAGATATCTCGCAAGGCGGCAATACAAAAAACTAAAGATTGAAGCTAGATCCATTGAACACGTTAAAACGCTTAACAAAGGTTTGGAGAATAAGATTATTAGTTTACAACAAAGGATCGAAGGtctaaacaaaacaaattccGAATTGAAAGGGTATCAAAATGAAGTACACGACCTTAA acTCAAACTACAATCTTTCAAATCGAAGGAACTAGAAATAAagaacttgaataatttattgatagaaAAGAATAAATTGATAGAGAAACTTGAAGCGGATATTAAAACCGAGCGGGACGAAAAGATGGATTTAATAAACGAACAAGACAGAATTAAACAAGATATTGAGAATCAGCAAAAACTGTGGTCGCAAGAAACGGCAAAATTACGAGAAGAATTAGAAAATATGAACGAAATTGTACGAGCGAACGAAAAAGGTGCCGAAGAAAATCTAAAAGTGAgactagaagaagaaaaacttcTTATTATAAACGAAACTGATTCAGATAGAGAAGCTTATCAAAGATTATTGAACGAATATCataatttggaacaatattGCGAAGAGCTGAAGAGTCAAATCAAAGTGCAAGGTTACCAAGGATTACATAAAAGAAATATCAGCGATTTGAGTAGTATCTCAGCTATCGATGAAGTTTTATTAACTGCTAATGTTCCCGAAGATTATGGATACGGATCCGTTAGATCTACGGTTAGTAATAGCTCGGCAAGGGAAAGATTAGAAGATGTTAATTGGAAAGTTGAAG GGACTAGTGAAAACCACACTCCAAGTACTAGCGATACAACAACAAATCAAGAGGTGGAAGCTTCGATCGAACAACAAATTATTGACGTGGAACCATCGTCAGATTTAACGAAAGCGGATGTGAGTCTTGTCATTAGACTCCAACACAAATTATCCACAAGTGAGCGAGAACGATTAAGGATACAAAAACGATTAGATGAACTTGATCTGTCACCTAAAGTAGAGAAAGCTAAGACTGAAGCTGAATATTTAGCAAGAATTTCTGAAATGGAATTAATCAATTCTCAGCTTAATGAACAATTGATTGATTTACAAAATAGTATTAAAGAAG GAAATGGTTTACAACAATTGCACAAACAGCTAGCAACTGCACAAAATGAGTTACAGCGAAGAAGCGAAGAAATTATACAATTGAAAAGTATCTTAGCGGAACAAACTAATAATATGAAGACTATCCTAAACTCAAAAACTCATACAGGTACAC GTGAATACATAAATGAAGATGGCGAACTTGCTCAAGCGTACGAAACTCAAAAAACCATCAACAAACAACTTGAGCTTGAAATTCAAGAcgaaaaagcaaaatatttagCATATGAGAAAGAACTTAAATTAGAAATCGAGAAACTACAAGAGGACAACGACAGACAACAACGTATCCTGTCCGCTAATTTATTAG gtTCGGGTCAAACGCAAGAAATGGCTTTTATGCAATTCGAAATTAATCGTCTAACAACTGAAAATCTAGATTTACGCGACCGAATCGATTCTATTAACGAAAATCTacgtaaatttaaaaaacgagaaaaattgttattgaaaaaattaaaagaagccGGTTTCGATTTGGCAAATGATACTCATATCAAAACGAACGGCGCGGTTATTACGAGTCGCAACGAACCTACCATTCGAAAAAAAGATCGGGCGTACCTTGGTATGTTTTCATTCAAACAAGGAGACGAAAATATCATAATGAAACAACTATTAA atatcaAGCCTCGAACAGCTGTAACTCTACTTCCTGGTTTACCAGCTTACATTATCTTCATGTGTGTTCGTTATACAGATTACATAAATGACGAGGAAAAAGTTAAATTgttattatcatcattttccAATTCATTAAAAAAGATTATCAGAAAACGCCTTAGCGATTTCGAAACGACGGCCCTATGGCTATCGAACGTAGTTAG ACTGATATTTACTATGAAACAGTATAGTGGAGAAAAAGCATTTCAAACTAATAATACTCCTAAACAAAACGATCAATGTCTTCGAAATTTCGATTTATCTGAATATCGTCAAGTTTTCACAGATCATACTATATGGATATACCAAG GggttgtaaaaaatataagagaaaaaattcaatctctTATAGTTCCCGCAATTTTGGAACATGAAGAAATACCCGGTATAAGCGGGAACAAACCTAGCGGATCTAGAAGTAGATTAGGAAGTTCTTCCAGTATAAATAGTCCCACGGGTAGCCAGAAACCAACAACTTTACTGTTACAAGAATTAACGAATCATCACAAG ATTTTATGTTATTATGGGGTGGATGCCGGAATTATCTCCCAAATATTCCAACAAATTTATTACTTCATGTGTGCCACGAGTTTAAACAATTTGTTATTGAGGAAAGAACTTTGCCATTGGTCTAAAGGTCTTCAAATTCGTCATAATTTATCACACTTGGAAATGTGGCCGAGAGAAAAAAATCTTGAT GAAGCTGCCATCCAATCGAAATTACAACCAATCATCCAAGCTGCTCAGTTATTACAAGCTAGAAAATCGAAAGAAGACGTCGAAAGTATATGCGAGATGTGCAGTGCTTTAACACCACCacaaatatgtaaaatattgaatttgtataCGCCGGTAGATGAATTTGAAAAGAGGGTTCCTTCCGATTTTATAAAACAAGTCCATGCTAAACTACAAGAGAGACAAGACAATGCTGACCAC gttCTTCTTGACGTTAATCATCATTACTCAGTCCGAATAGCATTTACTCCTTCTGATATTTGTTTAGAGGATATTGAAATTCCTGAATCAATTAATTTACCAATGCTTGTCAAGCTTTAA
- the LOC130900631 gene encoding unconventional myosin-Va isoform X2, with amino-acid sequence MSAVELYTKGTQVWIPHAEIVWEAAELLEDYTLSKKSISVFTASKETKVLTIKTENDLPYLMNPRILLGENDLTALSYLHEPAVLNNLQYRFCQKNYIYTYCGIVLVAINPYTELPIYNIDTIQTYRGQSLGNLDPHVFAVAEEAFTKLEREQRDQSIIVSGESGAGKTVSAKYTMRYFATVGGSTTETQVEKKVLASSPIMEAIGNAKTTRNDNSSRFGKFIELQFNKQFHIIGASMRTYLLEKSRVVFQAPDERNYHIFYQLCSAAKKLPHLQLDHQSKFHYLNQGNSPTVAGVDDSKEFEETVIALNLLGFSEKEQDDMFKIIASIIHIGNIEFTDSIIKVENEQDQEGCAIKQNDKHLQIVSNLLEIDEKEMREWLCTRKLISMRDVYLKPMSVQDATTARDALAKHIYSALFNWVVLMINRTLESEVQRHRFIGVLDIYGFETFEINSFEQFCINYANEKLQQQFNLHVFKLEQEEYIREGIEWKMIEFYDNQPCIDLIEAKLGILDLLDEECKMPRGTDSSWTEKLYGKCSKYPHFSKPRFGTSAFVVNHFADKVQYESDGFLEKNKDTVIEEQINVIRCSTNDLVRKLFNPESQKLAPPRTKLKVISAKPMPSTQKTHKQSVCSQFRDSLNKLMTTLNATTPHYVRCIKPNDSKAAFEYEPKRAVQQLRACGVLETIRLSSAGFPSRWTYIDFFYRYRVFCKSRDIIKTDIKKTCEVILKKCIKDSSTYQFGKTMIFFRAGQVAYLEKLRADKLKECCIMMQKTVRMFICRKKYLRIRKSAALIQRYGRGVLVRRLAQEIRRTRASIKIQKYVRGWLKRIQYQRLRRSILGIQTRARGFMARLKFLRLKQNAAAIVIQKHVRGWLARRSYKEKIRKIIICQSAIRRYLARRQYKKLKIEARSIEHVKTLNKGLENKIISLQQRIEGLNKTNSELKGYQNEVHDLKLKLQSFKSKELEIKNLNNLLIEKNKLIEKLEADIKTERDEKMDLINEQDRIKQDIENQQKLWSQETAKLREELENMNEIVRANEKGAEENLKVRLEEEKLLIINETDSDREAYQRLLNEYHNLEQYCEELKSQIKVQGYQGLHKRNISDLSSISAIDEVLLTANVPEDYGYGSVRSTVSNSSARERLEDVNWKVEGTSENHTPSTSDTTTNQEVEASIEQQIIDVEPSSDLTKADVSLVIRLQHKLSTSERERLRIQKRLDELDLSPKVEKAKTEAEYLARISEMELINSQLNEQLIDLQNSIKEGNGLQQLHKQLATAQNELQRRSEEIIQLKSILAEQTNNMKTILNSKTHTGEYINEDGELAQAYETQKTINKQLELEIQDEKAKYLAYEKELKLEIEKLQEDNDRQQRILSANLLGSGQTQEMAFMQFEINRLTTENLDLRDRIDSINENLRKFKKREKLLLKKLKEAGFDLANDTHIKTNGAVITSRNEPTIRKKDRAYLGMFSFKQGDENIIMKQLLNIKPRTAVTLLPGLPAYIIFMCVRYTDYINDEEKVKLLLSSFSNSLKKIIRKRLSDFETTALWLSNVVRLIFTMKQYSGEKAFQTNNTPKQNDQCLRNFDLSEYRQVFTDHTIWIYQGVVKNIREKIQSLIVPAILEHEEIPGISGNKPSGSRSRLGSSSSINSPTGSQKPTTLLLQELTNHHKILCYYGVDAGIISQIFQQIYYFMCATSLNNLLLRKELCHWSKGLQIRHNLSHLEMWPREKNLDEAAIQSKLQPIIQAAQLLQARKSKEDVESICEMCSALTPPQICKILNLYTPVDEFEKRVPSDFIKQVHAKLQERQDNADHVLLDVNHHYSVRIAFTPSDICLEDIEIPESINLPMLVKL; translated from the exons GGAACGCAAGTATGGATTCCACACGCAGAAATAGTATGGGAAGCAGCGGAGTTACTTGAAGATTATACCCTGTCAAAAAAGTCGATAAGTGTATTTACTGCATCCAAAGAAACTAAAGTATTGACTATAAAAACCGAAAATGATCTTCCTTATTTGATGAATCCCAGGATATTACTGGGTGAAAACGATTTAACAGCCTTGTCGTATCTTCACGAACCCGCCGttctaaataatttacaatacagATTTTGCcaaaagaattatatttatacatattgcGGGATTGTACTGGTTGCAATAAACCCTTATACCGAGTTACCTATATACA acATTGATACAATACAAACATACAGGGGTCAGAGTTTGGGTAATCTCGATCCACATGTCTTCGCAGTTGCCGAAGAAGCCTTCACAAAATTGGAAAGAGAACAAAGGGATCAAAGTATAATTGTTTCTGGTGAGAGTGGTGCCGGTAAAACGGTCTCTGCGAAATACACGATGAGGTATTTTGCTACGGTTGGCGGAAGCACAACGGAAACgcaagtggaaaaaaaagttttagcgAGCAGCCCAATAATGGAG GCAATTGGTAATGCAAAGACAACGAGGAATGATAACAGTTCGAGATTCGGTAAATTCATCGAACTTCAATTTAATAAGCAATTCCACATAATAGGAGCTTCAATGCGAACTTATTTACTGGAGAAAAGTCGAGTAGTTTTTCAAGCACCCGATGAAAGGAATTATCACATATTTTACCAACTTTGTTCTGCAGCTAAAAAGTTACCTCATCTACAACTAG ACCACCAAAGCaagtttcattatttgaatcaaGGAAATAGTCCGACCGTAGCAGGCGTCGACGATTCTAAAGAATTCGAAGAAACAGTGATAGCTTTAAATTTATTAGGATTTTCAGAAAAAGAGCAAGACgatatgtttaaaattattgCCTCCATAATTCATATTGGTAACATTGAATTTACTGATTCAATAATTAAAGTTGAAAATGAACAAGATCAAGAAGGCTGTGCAATTAAG CAAAACGACAAACACCTACAAATAGTATCAAATCTTCTGGAAATAGATGAAAAAGAAATGCGGGAGTGGTTATgtacaagaaaattgatttcgaTGCGTGACGTTTACCTCAAACCGATGTCAGTTCAGGACGCTACCACAGCTAGAGACGCCCTCGCGAAACACATTTACTCAGCTCTGTTCAATTGGGTGGTCTTGATGATAAATAGAACTTTAGAATCGGAAGTTCAACGACATAGATTTATCGGCGTATTGGACATATACGGATTCGAAACTTTCGAAATCAATTCGTTCGaacaattttgtataaattacgCCAACGAAAAGTTGCAGCAACAATTTAATTTACACGTTTTTAAATTAGAACAAGAAGAATATATTAGGGAAGGAATAGAATGGAAGATGATTGAATTTTACGATAATCAACCTTGCATAGATCTGATTGAAGCAAAATTAGgaattttagatttattagaCGAAGAATGTAAG ATGCCGCGAGGTACAGATTCTTCTTGGACTGAAAAATTGTATGgcaaatgttcaaaatatccACATTTTAGCAAACCTCGTTTTGGGACTTCAGCTTTCGTAGTCAATCATTTCGCTGATAAAGTACAATATGAAAGTGAtggatttttagaaaaaaataaagataccgTAATAGAAGAACAGATAAATGTTATAAGATGTAGCACAAATGATTTAgttagaaaattattcaatcccGAATCTCAGAAATTAGCCCCCCCGAGAACTAAACTTAAAGTTATTTCAGCTAAACCGATGCCTAGTACGCAGAAAACACATAAACAGTCAGTATGCTCACAA TTTAGAGATTCCCTCAATAAACTTATGACTACCTTAAACGCCACGACTCCACATTACGTGCGTTGTATAAAACCGAACGATTCGAAAGCGGCATTTGAATACGAGCCGAAGAGAGCTGTCCAACAGCTTCGAGCTTGCGGTGTACTTGAAACTATTAGATTGTCTTCGGCAGGTTTCCCCAGTAGATGGACTTATATCGATTTCTTTTATCGTTATCGAGTGTTTTGTAAAAGTAGAGATATCATAAAAAcggatataaaaaaaacttgtgaagttatattaaaaaaatgcatcAAAGATTCATCGACTTATCAGTTCGGGAAAACGATGATATTCTTCAGAGCCGGCCAAGTTGCTTACTTGGAAAAACTTCGAGCAGATAAACTGAAAGAGTGTTGTATTATGATGCAGAAGACTGTGAGGATGTTTATCTGTAGAAAGAAGTATTTGAGAATTCGAAAATCGGCGGCTCTAATACAAAGATACGGACGAGGAGTCTTGGTTAGAAG gttgGCTCAAGAAATAAGAAGAACGCGCGCTTcgataaaaatacaaaagtatGTTCGTGGGTGGCTCAAGAGGATTCAGTACCAAAGGCTACGACGTTCAATTTTGGGAATACAAACTCGAGCAAGAGGATTTATGGCTAGATTAAAATTCTTACGTTTGAAACAAAACGCCGCG GCAATTGTTATACAAAAACACGTTCGCGGTTGGTTGGCCCGTAGATCGTATAAggaaaagataagaaaaattataatatgcCAATCAGCTATTCGAAGATATCTCGCAAGGCGGCAATACAAAAAACTAAAGATTGAAGCTAGATCCATTGAACACGTTAAAACGCTTAACAAAGGTTTGGAGAATAAGATTATTAGTTTACAACAAAGGATCGAAGGtctaaacaaaacaaattccGAATTGAAAGGGTATCAAAATGAAGTACACGACCTTAA acTCAAACTACAATCTTTCAAATCGAAGGAACTAGAAATAAagaacttgaataatttattgatagaaAAGAATAAATTGATAGAGAAACTTGAAGCGGATATTAAAACCGAGCGGGACGAAAAGATGGATTTAATAAACGAACAAGACAGAATTAAACAAGATATTGAGAATCAGCAAAAACTGTGGTCGCAAGAAACGGCAAAATTACGAGAAGAATTAGAAAATATGAACGAAATTGTACGAGCGAACGAAAAAGGTGCCGAAGAAAATCTAAAAGTGAgactagaagaagaaaaacttcTTATTATAAACGAAACTGATTCAGATAGAGAAGCTTATCAAAGATTATTGAACGAATATCataatttggaacaatattGCGAAGAGCTGAAGAGTCAAATCAAAGTGCAAGGTTACCAAGGATTACATAAAAGAAATATCAGCGATTTGAGTAGTATCTCAGCTATCGATGAAGTTTTATTAACTGCTAATGTTCCCGAAGATTATGGATACGGATCCGTTAGATCTACGGTTAGTAATAGCTCGGCAAGGGAAAGATTAGAAGATGTTAATTGGAAAGTTGAAG GGACTAGTGAAAACCACACTCCAAGTACTAGCGATACAACAACAAATCAAGAGGTGGAAGCTTCGATCGAACAACAAATTATTGACGTGGAACCATCGTCAGATTTAACGAAAGCGGATGTGAGTCTTGTCATTAGACTCCAACACAAATTATCCACAAGTGAGCGAGAACGATTAAGGATACAAAAACGATTAGATGAACTTGATCTGTCACCTAAAGTAGAGAAAGCTAAGACTGAAGCTGAATATTTAGCAAGAATTTCTGAAATGGAATTAATCAATTCTCAGCTTAATGAACAATTGATTGATTTACAAAATAGTATTAAAGAAG GAAATGGTTTACAACAATTGCACAAACAGCTAGCAACTGCACAAAATGAGTTACAGCGAAGAAGCGAAGAAATTATACAATTGAAAAGTATCTTAGCGGAACAAACTAATAATATGAAGACTATCCTAAACTCAAAAACTCATACAG GTGAATACATAAATGAAGATGGCGAACTTGCTCAAGCGTACGAAACTCAAAAAACCATCAACAAACAACTTGAGCTTGAAATTCAAGAcgaaaaagcaaaatatttagCATATGAGAAAGAACTTAAATTAGAAATCGAGAAACTACAAGAGGACAACGACAGACAACAACGTATCCTGTCCGCTAATTTATTAG gtTCGGGTCAAACGCAAGAAATGGCTTTTATGCAATTCGAAATTAATCGTCTAACAACTGAAAATCTAGATTTACGCGACCGAATCGATTCTATTAACGAAAATCTacgtaaatttaaaaaacgagaaaaattgttattgaaaaaattaaaagaagccGGTTTCGATTTGGCAAATGATACTCATATCAAAACGAACGGCGCGGTTATTACGAGTCGCAACGAACCTACCATTCGAAAAAAAGATCGGGCGTACCTTGGTATGTTTTCATTCAAACAAGGAGACGAAAATATCATAATGAAACAACTATTAA atatcaAGCCTCGAACAGCTGTAACTCTACTTCCTGGTTTACCAGCTTACATTATCTTCATGTGTGTTCGTTATACAGATTACATAAATGACGAGGAAAAAGTTAAATTgttattatcatcattttccAATTCATTAAAAAAGATTATCAGAAAACGCCTTAGCGATTTCGAAACGACGGCCCTATGGCTATCGAACGTAGTTAG ACTGATATTTACTATGAAACAGTATAGTGGAGAAAAAGCATTTCAAACTAATAATACTCCTAAACAAAACGATCAATGTCTTCGAAATTTCGATTTATCTGAATATCGTCAAGTTTTCACAGATCATACTATATGGATATACCAAG GggttgtaaaaaatataagagaaaaaattcaatctctTATAGTTCCCGCAATTTTGGAACATGAAGAAATACCCGGTATAAGCGGGAACAAACCTAGCGGATCTAGAAGTAGATTAGGAAGTTCTTCCAGTATAAATAGTCCCACGGGTAGCCAGAAACCAACAACTTTACTGTTACAAGAATTAACGAATCATCACAAG ATTTTATGTTATTATGGGGTGGATGCCGGAATTATCTCCCAAATATTCCAACAAATTTATTACTTCATGTGTGCCACGAGTTTAAACAATTTGTTATTGAGGAAAGAACTTTGCCATTGGTCTAAAGGTCTTCAAATTCGTCATAATTTATCACACTTGGAAATGTGGCCGAGAGAAAAAAATCTTGAT GAAGCTGCCATCCAATCGAAATTACAACCAATCATCCAAGCTGCTCAGTTATTACAAGCTAGAAAATCGAAAGAAGACGTCGAAAGTATATGCGAGATGTGCAGTGCTTTAACACCACCacaaatatgtaaaatattgaatttgtataCGCCGGTAGATGAATTTGAAAAGAGGGTTCCTTCCGATTTTATAAAACAAGTCCATGCTAAACTACAAGAGAGACAAGACAATGCTGACCAC gttCTTCTTGACGTTAATCATCATTACTCAGTCCGAATAGCATTTACTCCTTCTGATATTTGTTTAGAGGATATTGAAATTCCTGAATCAATTAATTTACCAATGCTTGTCAAGCTTTAA